A single genomic interval of uncultured Desulfobacter sp. harbors:
- a CDS encoding DUF4255 domain-containing protein, with the protein MANFWAIHSVGDSLINFLRNTYPDPLRGDHPCEFRLISSSDLAEDQDMGTAVTLYLYRVEIDEHQRQHPQPGKPLYPLSLSLYYLMIIWADSALAEHAITAWVMSQLHQHPILDNSILSDSGNWDAGDQVSVLPIEMKNEDLMRLWDALTPTYRLSLPYMARVIHIDPDEIEDSLPVVARRFSHGEVMDEDETG; encoded by the coding sequence ATGGCAAATTTTTGGGCGATCCATTCGGTCGGCGACTCGTTGATCAATTTTTTGCGAAATACCTATCCGGATCCTTTACGGGGTGATCATCCCTGTGAATTCAGGCTGATTTCAAGTTCGGATCTGGCTGAAGACCAGGATATGGGAACAGCAGTGACCCTTTACCTTTACCGGGTTGAAATTGATGAACATCAGCGTCAACACCCCCAACCGGGCAAACCCCTTTATCCCTTGTCACTTTCCCTGTATTACCTGATGATTATCTGGGCGGATTCCGCCCTGGCGGAACACGCCATTACAGCCTGGGTAATGTCACAGCTCCATCAACATCCGATTCTTGATAATTCAATTCTCTCGGATTCAGGCAACTGGGACGCAGGAGATCAGGTGTCGGTGCTTCCCATTGAAATGAAAAATGAAGACTTGATGCGATTGTGGGACGCATTAACTCCCACGTATAGACTTTCACTGCCCTATATGGCTCGTGTCATCCATATAGATCCGGATGAAATCGAAGACAGCCTGCCGGTTGTAGCCAGGCGTTTTTCCCATGGAGAGGTCATGGATGAAGATGAGACCGGTTAA